One genomic window of Deinococcus sp. QL22 includes the following:
- a CDS encoding TerD family protein — MTTLAPTTALTPLNRAATLLRVLGVIELPAKLGTERPSGQEVVGEILATGALPTPALIDALLSANPDARRGALAYGVQALRDARGDAPSLPQLREFALHQTADTGALFQERLAAWYGLAADDAEHCAIRQDLNVLPGTWGTAALGDKGPQRTRACATGILSSATQGACAICHMRVGDAQDMLRAAAKDHMRRADRPLPARGVDLAPVGHALVTALQGALEQLAAASTPPSDQERSDLNTVLQILLDEGVTPERLMAGLVARGMPQREVRALVTGQLIALSGDASMLTQLQAGLGLLPTDLLRVLDVWGGGSGTLARAPIEQETSVLGQAFVRLGYNVTPVKRLLEPHVRVPRLSRPQRRAILSALESSLNELAAQGVSGQTLAWEAVHRHAEAFKRVLRKLHVHEWARHYPHAAALAGLLAAGGKVSHLGRLHPQAAELARTVAQQTPGEENRARSLMGGVELAMGNGQIGDAAQLLAIRSGLLGRSLDRLLREESRGKAQAPATLDALTGAAPRMTAAMVAGLHAHVERRAIPDNARSFRSRGKATVRGLGDTRQVLHSSLIGQVQNLLENELLRRGAEASELGLLEIDPQVLGVRVAASARASSGGLEGLAAGSTLPLTPEGAAPATTARLFMHWAEKERAGSIDLDLSAMAYNASGKEIAHCTFSSLRQPGMVHSGDLRSAPLPVGATEYIDLDLAALRKAGATLVIASVYSFTSIPFSQMERASCGLMSRVDTRGGAQEMDLSTVRLKFELRGEQTSCTLLAIDLREPGHEQVIFLELPGDRGGYQVIEGDPMNNLALQITQAGQGMPLTLLVAPHLARAAQVRCGEQNWIRAEGESREDFARRVQLALMDRAEGRIQGADAAGDVQAGPGLLITDQPQRALQPGDTVITLRHGVTQPSGVAVHGLRGLLDTL; from the coding sequence ATGACGACCCTTGCACCCACGACCGCTCTCACCCCCCTGAACCGCGCCGCCACGCTGCTGCGCGTCCTCGGCGTGATCGAACTGCCTGCCAAGCTGGGCACTGAGCGGCCCTCTGGACAAGAGGTCGTCGGGGAGATCCTGGCCACCGGCGCGCTGCCGACGCCGGCCTTGATCGACGCGCTGCTCTCGGCCAACCCCGATGCGCGCCGCGGCGCCCTGGCGTACGGCGTGCAGGCCCTGCGTGATGCCCGTGGTGACGCACCTTCACTACCGCAGCTGCGTGAATTTGCCCTTCACCAGACGGCGGATACCGGCGCCCTGTTCCAGGAGCGTCTGGCCGCGTGGTACGGCCTGGCCGCTGACGACGCGGAGCACTGCGCCATTCGTCAGGACCTCAACGTCCTGCCCGGCACCTGGGGCACTGCGGCACTGGGCGACAAAGGCCCGCAAAGAACGCGTGCCTGCGCGACTGGCATTCTGAGCTCCGCGACCCAGGGTGCCTGCGCCATCTGCCACATGCGTGTGGGCGACGCACAGGACATGCTCAGGGCCGCCGCGAAGGATCACATGCGCCGCGCCGACCGCCCTCTGCCGGCCCGCGGTGTGGATCTGGCCCCCGTAGGCCACGCCCTGGTGACGGCTCTCCAGGGCGCGCTGGAGCAGTTGGCTGCCGCGTCCACGCCTCCTTCAGACCAGGAGCGCAGCGACCTGAACACCGTGCTGCAGATTCTGCTGGACGAAGGGGTTACTCCGGAGCGGTTGATGGCTGGTCTGGTCGCCCGCGGGATGCCGCAGCGTGAGGTACGCGCCCTGGTGACGGGACAGCTGATTGCCCTGTCGGGTGACGCCAGCATGCTGACGCAGCTGCAGGCAGGCCTCGGCCTGCTGCCCACAGACCTCCTGCGTGTCCTGGACGTGTGGGGCGGTGGCAGCGGCACCCTGGCCCGCGCGCCCATCGAGCAGGAAACGAGCGTGCTGGGTCAGGCGTTCGTCCGCCTGGGGTACAACGTCACCCCGGTCAAGCGCCTGCTCGAACCCCACGTCCGCGTGCCGCGCCTGAGCCGTCCTCAGCGCCGCGCCATTCTGAGCGCCCTGGAAAGCAGCCTGAACGAACTGGCCGCCCAGGGCGTCAGCGGCCAGACCCTGGCCTGGGAAGCCGTGCACCGTCACGCCGAAGCCTTCAAGCGCGTGCTGCGCAAGCTGCACGTGCACGAGTGGGCGCGCCACTACCCGCATGCCGCGGCCCTCGCGGGTCTGCTGGCCGCGGGCGGGAAGGTGTCCCACCTGGGCCGGCTGCATCCTCAGGCCGCCGAACTGGCGCGCACTGTGGCGCAGCAGACCCCCGGGGAAGAGAACCGCGCCCGCAGCCTGATGGGCGGCGTGGAACTGGCGATGGGCAACGGCCAGATCGGCGACGCCGCTCAGTTGCTCGCCATCCGTTCAGGTCTGCTGGGCCGCAGCCTCGACCGCCTGCTGCGCGAGGAAAGCCGGGGCAAGGCTCAGGCTCCAGCGACCCTGGACGCCCTCACCGGCGCCGCCCCGCGCATGACGGCCGCCATGGTCGCCGGCCTGCACGCCCACGTGGAGCGCCGGGCCATTCCGGACAACGCGCGTTCCTTCCGCTCGCGGGGCAAGGCCACCGTGCGCGGGCTGGGCGACACCCGCCAGGTGCTGCACAGCAGCCTGATCGGCCAGGTGCAGAACCTGCTCGAAAATGAGCTGCTGCGCCGCGGCGCCGAGGCCTCTGAACTGGGCCTGCTGGAGATCGACCCGCAGGTGCTGGGCGTCCGCGTGGCCGCCTCGGCCCGCGCTTCATCCGGCGGCCTGGAAGGACTCGCGGCAGGCAGCACACTCCCGCTGACGCCGGAAGGCGCCGCTCCCGCCACGACTGCCCGCCTGTTCATGCACTGGGCCGAAAAAGAACGCGCCGGCTCCATTGACCTCGACCTGTCCGCCATGGCCTACAACGCCAGCGGCAAGGAAATCGCGCACTGCACCTTCAGCTCGCTGCGCCAGCCAGGTATGGTGCACTCCGGCGACCTGCGCAGCGCGCCGCTGCCCGTGGGAGCGACCGAATACATCGACCTGGATCTCGCTGCCCTTCGCAAGGCTGGTGCCACCCTGGTCATCGCTTCGGTCTACTCGTTCACCTCTATTCCCTTCTCGCAGATGGAGCGTGCCTCGTGCGGCCTGATGAGCCGGGTGGATACGCGGGGGGGCGCCCAGGAGATGGACCTGTCCACCGTGCGCCTGAAGTTCGAGCTGCGCGGCGAGCAGACGTCATGCACCCTGCTGGCCATTGACCTGCGGGAGCCTGGCCACGAGCAGGTGATCTTTCTCGAGCTGCCGGGAGACCGCGGCGGCTACCAGGTCATCGAGGGCGACCCGATGAACAACCTGGCCCTGCAGATCACCCAGGCCGGCCAGGGCATGCCGCTGACCCTGCTGGTGGCGCCTCACCTGGCCCGCGCCGCCCAGGTTCGCTGCGGCGAGCAGAACTGGATCCGCGCTGAAGGTGAGAGCCGCGAGGATTTCGCCCGGCGCGTGCAGCTGGCCCTGATGGACCGCGCTGAAGGGCGGATCCAGGGTGCAGACGCCGCGGGTGATGTTCAGGCGGGCCCGGGCCTGCTGATCACCGATCAGCCGCAGCGCGCCCTGCAGCCGGGGGACACCGTCATCACGCTGCGGCACGGAGTCACTCAGCCCAGTGGCGTCGCCGTACACGGACTGCGCGGTCTGCTCGATACTCTTTAA
- a CDS encoding GatB/YqeY domain-containing protein → MDLNTLKARHLQARKASRTDADSAATAAVLSRVLGDAETQAKNKPGTAQIDLIAAVTTAQRTSLEKELQDLTRLGRDTATTSQELPILQALNDEILTLKAGQDAEKAASLMSEDELAGVIARAVASGADNIGAVMNVLKMDHAGQYDGSAASRLARQALLPR, encoded by the coding sequence ATGGACCTGAACACCCTGAAAGCCCGCCACCTGCAAGCCCGCAAAGCCTCCCGCACAGACGCGGACTCGGCCGCCACTGCCGCCGTCCTGAGCCGGGTGCTGGGCGACGCCGAAACCCAGGCCAAGAATAAGCCGGGCACCGCCCAGATCGACCTGATTGCCGCTGTCACCACCGCGCAGCGCACCTCACTGGAAAAAGAACTCCAGGACCTGACCCGCCTGGGGCGCGATACGGCGACCACCAGCCAGGAGCTGCCGATCCTGCAGGCGCTCAACGACGAAATCCTCACGCTCAAAGCAGGTCAGGACGCCGAGAAAGCCGCCTCGCTGATGTCCGAGGACGAGCTCGCGGGCGTGATTGCCCGCGCAGTGGCCAGCGGCGCGGACAACATCGGCGCGGTCATGAACGTTCTCAAGATGGACCACGCGGGCCAGTACGACGGCAGCGCAGCCAGCCGACTGGCGAGACAAGCCCTGCTTCCCAGGTAA
- a CDS encoding VWA-like domain-containing protein, translating to MTRLTIWTPPPGFPRPIDPRTARVDMDGLLLLNRSWRGEVEQLDVGQALMGARPADQGAPLLVSAAGWIYVDPVRLHTSLTSNRLWWMYLAQITTAALELELPRTAAQWIAGEFKALGVSSWKEASNEQPEKLTELRRLASAAMVVVADGELHARGRWLTEADLETATWKTMLRPDLGRMGWKDALKAVQRGVWTLEEIEPWGASLDVSGIVPDAGIDGASTGLKEQLKQLRRSLQGQARSAPAEVPAFPQPTGRRGVQVALPLSDGRPEYNASWPHEHPEIETLWTRAAETRRNRTAAALAYQLGDAARKAAMQRATERLNQSQNGRAQEVNTGLMRAMEDLSSALRPVLAGVRGNQNNGANERRVDNVLVAWSQVGQDIPHLRPALSELQLELDPVRCMRLRVQGMALDPETRTVYINLGAGLEREHLQYGIAELALHLLLGHPARGADKEPELWNLACDLLLAGWLEAMAYGERPDHAPYHPVLSRLSSAEAIYLRLLDDPTLARRMASLRGGGLPDMLGPGEDAARALTEDEDRLWREAAASGMAEADALRWTGTMPAGLERELRERAARPIPWRPALQAYLGEIVPRRARRRTFSRPSRRSSLNPFEPRAGRGREEPGPMHALILIVDTSGSMSDRDLNEALGGVRTTAQVLGIDRIRVLACDAGVTDHGWQHPWRAGDRLTLTGGGGTSLIPALQLAEQLAGEPDGVHPDTPMLIVTDGLFEDRVAPQREHAFLMPPGCRLLFPTRAPVFTVRVE from the coding sequence ATGACCCGCCTGACCATCTGGACGCCTCCACCGGGATTCCCCAGGCCCATTGATCCGCGCACCGCCAGGGTGGACATGGATGGGCTACTGCTGCTCAACCGAAGCTGGCGCGGTGAAGTCGAGCAACTGGACGTGGGCCAAGCCCTTATGGGCGCACGCCCTGCAGATCAGGGTGCCCCGCTGCTGGTCAGTGCCGCGGGCTGGATCTACGTCGACCCGGTTCGTCTCCACACCTCGCTGACTTCCAACCGCTTGTGGTGGATGTACCTGGCACAGATCACGACCGCTGCCCTTGAACTGGAGCTTCCCCGAACCGCGGCGCAGTGGATCGCGGGCGAGTTCAAAGCTCTTGGCGTCAGCAGTTGGAAGGAGGCAAGCAACGAACAGCCCGAAAAGCTCACGGAATTGCGCCGCCTGGCCTCTGCGGCCATGGTGGTGGTGGCCGATGGAGAGCTGCATGCCAGGGGCCGGTGGCTCACAGAAGCCGACCTGGAGACAGCGACCTGGAAGACGATGCTGCGCCCAGACCTCGGGCGTATGGGTTGGAAAGACGCCCTGAAAGCTGTTCAGAGGGGCGTCTGGACCCTGGAGGAGATTGAGCCCTGGGGCGCGTCGCTTGATGTCTCGGGTATTGTTCCCGACGCAGGTATTGACGGCGCCTCCACTGGCCTCAAGGAGCAGCTCAAGCAACTGCGGCGCTCCCTTCAGGGCCAGGCCCGCAGTGCGCCGGCCGAAGTTCCTGCTTTTCCCCAGCCCACCGGACGCCGCGGCGTTCAGGTGGCGCTGCCTCTGAGTGACGGGCGGCCCGAATACAACGCCAGCTGGCCCCATGAACACCCTGAGATTGAAACGCTCTGGACGCGCGCCGCCGAGACCCGCCGCAACCGCACCGCTGCAGCGCTGGCCTATCAACTCGGGGACGCGGCCCGGAAAGCGGCGATGCAGCGCGCCACTGAACGCCTGAACCAGTCCCAGAACGGACGAGCACAGGAAGTCAACACGGGCCTGATGCGCGCCATGGAGGACCTGTCCAGCGCCCTGCGGCCGGTTCTGGCGGGCGTGCGCGGCAATCAGAACAACGGAGCCAATGAACGGCGGGTGGACAACGTCCTGGTGGCCTGGAGCCAGGTCGGGCAGGACATTCCCCATCTGCGCCCCGCACTCTCCGAACTCCAGCTGGAACTCGATCCGGTGCGCTGCATGCGCCTGCGGGTTCAGGGCATGGCCCTCGATCCCGAGACCAGAACCGTCTATATCAATCTCGGGGCTGGCCTGGAGCGCGAACACCTGCAGTACGGCATTGCCGAACTCGCCCTGCACTTGCTGCTGGGCCACCCAGCCCGCGGCGCCGACAAAGAGCCGGAGCTGTGGAATCTGGCCTGTGACCTTCTGCTGGCCGGCTGGCTCGAAGCCATGGCCTATGGAGAACGGCCCGACCACGCGCCGTACCATCCAGTCCTCTCCAGGCTGTCCTCGGCCGAAGCCATCTACCTGCGGCTGCTCGATGATCCCACGCTGGCCCGCCGCATGGCGTCCCTGCGCGGCGGCGGTCTGCCCGACATGCTTGGCCCCGGTGAGGACGCCGCGCGCGCGCTGACTGAAGACGAAGACCGCCTCTGGCGCGAAGCGGCCGCGAGCGGCATGGCGGAGGCTGACGCGCTGCGCTGGACGGGCACCATGCCTGCGGGTCTTGAGCGTGAACTGCGTGAACGTGCGGCCAGACCCATTCCGTGGCGGCCCGCATTGCAGGCGTACCTGGGCGAGATCGTGCCGCGCCGCGCCCGGCGCCGCACCTTTTCCAGGCCGTCACGGCGCAGCTCCCTCAATCCCTTTGAACCCAGAGCCGGCCGGGGGCGCGAGGAGCCTGGACCCATGCACGCCCTGATCTTGATCGTGGACACCTCGGGGTCGATGAGCGACCGCGACCTGAATGAAGCGCTGGGCGGCGTGCGCACGACGGCGCAGGTGCTGGGCATCGACCGCATCCGTGTCCTGGCCTGCGACGCGGGCGTCACGGATCACGGCTGGCAACACCCCTGGCGCGCGGGTGACCGCCTGACGCTGACTGGGGGAGGGGGGACGTCGCTGATTCCGGCTCTGCAGCTCGCAGAACAGCTGGCGGGTGAACCCGACGGGGTGCACCCGGATACGCCGATGCTGATCGTGACCGATGGATTGTTCGAAGACCGCGTCGCTCCGCAGCGTGAACACGCTTTTCTGATGCCGCCGGGCTGTCGCCTGCTGTTCCCCACCCGCGCGCCCGTGTTCACCGTCCGTGTGGAGTGA
- a CDS encoding AAA family ATPase, translated as MDHDGLKDLIVGMGTVQTIMIWGPPGVGKSQLIEQFAVDLGMHMSLLLGSQMSPEDLAVPLIDPASYTTKLCPPATLMRQEPGVVFIDELNGAEPDVMRAFFPVINERRIGEHHFPPGTVVVCAGNPTSHNSVARPIPAPLMNRMYHVQLKITSTRGWLDWAAGAGIHPLIHEFIAETGLKSLLGSRPGDDDQIATTPRSWEIASRAVYGWGSAAMKNEGTREHAHLLQRIISGAVAQKEAEEFGAWLSRRSQGISLTAILRGAEKLPDPNTDRALVAHLIALLRARLGSELPRLESDLRGEARTFVDQATYLMQQLSGIAPEMAASLLSDQKIPAWFFDRVMTRMSAVAN; from the coding sequence GTGGACCACGACGGCCTCAAAGACCTGATCGTCGGCATGGGAACCGTGCAGACCATCATGATCTGGGGACCGCCTGGTGTGGGCAAAAGTCAGCTGATTGAGCAGTTCGCCGTTGACCTGGGCATGCACATGAGCCTGCTGCTCGGGTCGCAGATGAGCCCTGAAGACCTGGCGGTGCCCTTGATTGACCCAGCCAGCTACACGACCAAGCTCTGTCCCCCGGCCACGCTGATGCGCCAGGAGCCAGGCGTGGTCTTCATCGACGAGCTCAACGGCGCGGAGCCGGATGTCATGCGCGCCTTTTTCCCGGTCATCAACGAGCGGCGCATCGGCGAGCACCACTTTCCTCCCGGCACGGTGGTCGTCTGCGCCGGCAATCCCACCTCGCACAACTCCGTGGCCCGCCCGATTCCGGCGCCCCTGATGAACCGCATGTACCACGTGCAGCTCAAGATCACCTCGACGCGGGGATGGCTGGACTGGGCTGCTGGAGCCGGCATTCACCCGCTGATTCACGAATTTATCGCTGAGACGGGCCTGAAAAGCCTGTTGGGCAGCAGGCCTGGAGACGACGATCAGATTGCCACGACCCCGCGCAGCTGGGAAATTGCGTCGCGCGCCGTCTATGGTTGGGGGAGCGCGGCCATGAAGAACGAGGGCACGCGTGAGCATGCCCACCTGTTGCAGCGGATCATCTCGGGCGCTGTGGCGCAGAAAGAAGCCGAGGAGTTCGGTGCCTGGCTCAGCCGCCGTTCTCAGGGCATCTCTCTGACCGCCATCCTGCGCGGCGCGGAAAAGCTGCCTGACCCCAACACGGATCGGGCGCTGGTGGCTCACCTGATCGCGCTGCTGCGTGCCCGCCTGGGGAGCGAGTTGCCCCGCCTTGAATCCGACCTGCGCGGTGAGGCGCGAACGTTCGTCGATCAGGCCACGTACTTGATGCAGCAGCTCTCGGGAATAGCCCCGGAAATGGCCGCCTCCCTGCTGAGCGATCAGAAGATTCCCGCCTGGTTCTTCGACCGGGTGATGACCCGTATGAGTGCGGTGGCCAACTGA
- a CDS encoding ABC transporter substrate-binding protein, which produces MHKTLLALSFALFAGSALAQGTLVFGMGGDPVSLDSGTITDGNSALAQILTYDSLVKFKKGTSDVAPGLALRWTSNANATQWTFTLRQGVKFQDGTPFNADAVVFNVNRWWDPNARAGAKEQTKTFTSYQFIFGAFKGDKDSLLKEVRKDGPYKVTFVLNRPFNPLPEALATPFFGIASPTAVTKGGAKYGTPASLPVGTGPFRMRSWTTGDRIVYSTNTDHWGKKASYDQLILRFIKDPSARLNELRAGGIDFTSDLNPDQLGAVRGDKNLTAVIVPSFNVGMISMNVTNKYLANPKVRQAISMAINKKEIVRAFWGSLGVTDASFLPPALKWANSRTVPADYKFDPAAAKKLLAEAGYPNGFSLDFWYMPVSRPYFPTPKPIAEAVAADLGAIGIKMNIKTEDWAKYLEDRNKAPGFDMYMIGWTGPYASPYNFYGSYYGESASLDSGYNNKRLDDLMAAAAAAKTRADSAKAYAEIHQITYDANVRLPIVHSQPLGAAKNYVKGWVPGPSLLTPFEDITIKDKK; this is translated from the coding sequence ATGCACAAGACCCTACTTGCCTTAAGCTTCGCGCTGTTCGCTGGTTCCGCTCTTGCACAAGGAACGTTGGTGTTCGGGATGGGCGGCGATCCAGTCAGCCTCGACTCGGGAACGATTACCGACGGCAACTCGGCGCTGGCACAGATCTTGACGTACGACTCTCTGGTGAAATTCAAAAAGGGAACCAGTGATGTGGCGCCGGGTCTGGCGCTCCGCTGGACATCGAATGCCAATGCGACCCAGTGGACCTTTACTCTCCGTCAGGGCGTCAAGTTTCAGGACGGCACGCCTTTCAACGCCGACGCGGTGGTGTTCAACGTCAACCGGTGGTGGGACCCCAACGCCCGCGCCGGAGCCAAGGAACAGACCAAAACGTTCACGTCCTATCAATTCATCTTTGGAGCGTTCAAGGGAGACAAGGACAGCCTGCTGAAAGAGGTTCGCAAAGACGGTCCCTACAAGGTGACCTTCGTGCTCAACCGTCCGTTCAATCCTCTGCCTGAAGCCCTCGCCACACCTTTTTTCGGCATCGCGTCGCCGACCGCCGTGACCAAAGGAGGCGCGAAATACGGTACCCCGGCCTCATTGCCTGTGGGAACCGGCCCGTTCCGGATGCGTTCCTGGACCACCGGTGACCGCATCGTCTACAGCACCAACACCGACCACTGGGGCAAGAAAGCGTCCTACGATCAATTGATTTTGCGCTTCATCAAGGATCCCAGTGCCCGGCTCAATGAGCTGCGTGCTGGAGGCATCGATTTCACGAGTGACCTCAACCCTGACCAGTTGGGGGCCGTGCGGGGCGACAAGAACCTGACGGCCGTGATCGTGCCTTCGTTCAATGTGGGCATGATCAGCATGAATGTCACCAACAAATACCTCGCCAATCCCAAGGTGCGGCAGGCCATCAGCATGGCCATCAACAAAAAGGAAATTGTTCGGGCCTTCTGGGGCAGCCTTGGCGTGACAGACGCCAGCTTTTTGCCCCCCGCGCTGAAATGGGCCAACAGCCGAACCGTGCCTGCCGATTACAAGTTTGATCCGGCGGCAGCCAAGAAACTGCTGGCCGAGGCAGGCTATCCAAACGGCTTCAGCCTCGATTTCTGGTACATGCCCGTGAGCCGGCCCTACTTCCCCACGCCCAAACCGATCGCGGAAGCAGTGGCCGCCGATCTGGGGGCCATAGGGATCAAGATGAACATCAAAACCGAGGACTGGGCCAAGTACCTCGAAGACCGCAACAAAGCCCCAGGATTTGACATGTACATGATCGGCTGGACCGGTCCGTACGCCAGTCCCTACAACTTTTACGGCTCGTACTACGGTGAGAGCGCGTCGCTGGACAGCGGTTACAACAACAAACGGCTGGATGACCTCATGGCCGCCGCCGCCGCCGCGAAGACCCGTGCAGACAGTGCCAAGGCCTACGCGGAAATCCATCAGATCACCTATGACGCCAACGTCCGGTTGCCCATCGTGCATTCCCAGCCTCTCGGGGCAGCCAAAAACTACGTGAAAGGCTGGGTCCCCGGTCCATCCTTGCTGACGCCCTTCGAGGACATCACCATCAAAGACAAGAAATGA
- a CDS encoding M20 family metallopeptidase codes for MAEVAAIEEQVIAWRRHLHQYPELSFQEHRTAEYVETQLRSMPGLDISRPTPTSVLAVLRGGAGPGHTVLLRADMDALPIEEETDLPYASQQAGVMHACGHDGHTAMLLGAAKLLGERQAALRGEIRFIFQHAEELFPGGAQELVDAGVMEGVQYAVGTHLFSSIPVGMVALKDGPLLAAPDAFEIAIVGRGGHGAQPNTAVDPIVIAAQVVLAFQTIVARQLDPLQPAVLSVTTIHAGTAHNIIPETVTLTGTVRTFDAELRTTIPALMERLLKGITEAYGASYRFEYTRGYRALHNDPQVTEVLREVVRETVGAGVLFEPPANMGGEDFSAYLTKAPGTFVIIGAGNVDAGITAPHHHPKFAIDERALGTGVAILVGAAERLSVFAGSPDSPGHAH; via the coding sequence ATGGCCGAGGTGGCCGCCATCGAAGAGCAGGTAATTGCCTGGCGCCGTCATCTCCACCAGTACCCCGAGCTTTCGTTCCAGGAGCACCGAACCGCCGAGTATGTGGAGACGCAGCTCCGCAGCATGCCCGGCCTCGACATCAGCCGTCCCACGCCAACGAGTGTGCTGGCTGTTCTGCGCGGCGGTGCAGGCCCAGGCCATACGGTCCTCCTGCGTGCCGACATGGACGCCCTGCCGATCGAGGAAGAAACGGACCTTCCCTATGCCTCCCAGCAGGCCGGAGTGATGCACGCCTGCGGCCACGACGGGCACACGGCGATGCTGCTGGGCGCGGCCAAACTGCTGGGTGAGCGCCAGGCGGCGCTGCGCGGAGAGATCCGTTTCATCTTCCAGCACGCCGAGGAACTGTTTCCCGGTGGCGCACAGGAATTGGTCGATGCAGGCGTCATGGAAGGCGTCCAGTACGCCGTGGGAACGCACCTGTTCTCCTCCATCCCGGTGGGGATGGTGGCCCTCAAAGACGGTCCGCTGCTGGCCGCGCCTGACGCCTTTGAGATCGCCATTGTCGGTCGGGGCGGTCACGGGGCTCAACCCAACACCGCAGTGGACCCGATTGTGATCGCTGCTCAGGTGGTGCTGGCCTTTCAGACCATTGTGGCGCGGCAGCTCGATCCCCTCCAGCCCGCCGTCCTCAGCGTCACCACCATCCACGCCGGTACCGCGCACAACATTATTCCCGAAACCGTCACGCTGACAGGCACGGTCCGGACGTTTGACGCAGAGTTGCGAACCACCATTCCGGCCCTGATGGAACGCCTGCTCAAAGGGATCACCGAGGCTTACGGGGCGTCTTACCGCTTCGAATACACCCGGGGATACCGGGCACTGCACAACGACCCGCAGGTCACGGAGGTGTTGCGTGAAGTGGTCCGCGAGACCGTCGGCGCCGGCGTCCTCTTTGAGCCACCAGCCAACATGGGTGGAGAGGATTTCAGCGCCTACCTGACCAAGGCTCCGGGAACCTTCGTCATCATCGGCGCCGGCAATGTCGATGCGGGCATCACCGCGCCGCACCACCATCCGAAATTTGCCATTGACGAACGTGCGCTGGGCACTGGAGTGGCCATCCTGGTCGGGGCCGCCGAACGGCTGAGCGTGTTCGCAGGGTCTCCAGACAGCCCCGGCCATGCACATTGA
- a CDS encoding RidA family protein, with protein MHIEARLRDLGFSLPPPPQLPAGTRLPFTAVRLIGDRALISGHGPQAPDGTLAQPVGKVGTEVTAEQAHTAARLVALSVLGSLHRALTDLDRITAWVRVHGMVNAAPGFTALPDVINGFSDLILEVFGPQIGQHARSAVGMAELPWNIPVEVEAEVMFRP; from the coding sequence ATGCACATTGAAGCCCGGCTGCGCGACCTCGGCTTCAGTCTGCCGCCCCCGCCTCAGCTGCCAGCAGGCACACGTCTGCCCTTCACCGCCGTCCGCCTGATCGGGGACCGGGCGCTGATCTCCGGTCATGGGCCACAAGCACCAGACGGCACGCTCGCTCAACCGGTCGGCAAGGTTGGCACTGAGGTCACCGCAGAGCAGGCCCATACGGCGGCCCGTCTGGTCGCGCTCTCGGTTCTTGGCAGTCTGCACCGCGCCCTGACCGATCTCGACCGCATCACGGCCTGGGTCCGGGTTCACGGCATGGTCAATGCCGCGCCGGGCTTTACGGCGCTGCCAGACGTCATCAACGGCTTTTCAGATCTCATTCTGGAGGTGTTCGGCCCCCAGATCGGCCAACATGCCCGGTCGGCGGTCGGCATGGCCGAGCTCCCCTGGAATATCCCGGTCGAGGTTGAGGCAGAAGTGATGTTCCGGCCCTGA
- a CDS encoding dienelactone hydrolase family protein codes for MSDVDSPKPSLTLLDTSLPDYPTLYSTFVSYPAASADGLRISGKLQVPQGVPEPLPAVVILHGSAGIDSRGVLHALDLNLAGFVTLEIDMWGARGLAGGSEGRPQAAWDNLPDAYGAYRFLADLPQVDAGRLGIMGFSWGGVVTMLSATQRYNAQYLPAGEGFAAHAAFYPACWIYNRVPGYEFGNLTGTPVKIFTGGRDRYDADADTAPRLAASLDAADRALVTVQVYPDAEHGFNMLEAPYRYADPFLYQGKGGEGLSAPHPQAREAARRDLVQFFRELLAP; via the coding sequence ATGAGCGACGTTGATAGCCCCAAGCCAAGCTTGACCCTCCTCGACACCTCGCTCCCCGACTACCCGACCCTGTACAGCACGTTCGTGTCGTACCCCGCTGCCTCTGCTGATGGGCTGCGGATTTCTGGCAAACTCCAGGTGCCACAGGGCGTGCCTGAACCGCTGCCCGCCGTCGTGATTCTGCACGGCTCGGCCGGCATAGACTCACGGGGTGTCCTGCATGCCCTCGACCTGAATCTGGCGGGCTTTGTGACACTCGAAATTGACATGTGGGGCGCGCGCGGTCTCGCAGGTGGATCGGAAGGGCGGCCTCAAGCCGCCTGGGACAACCTGCCCGATGCCTACGGCGCCTACCGCTTCCTGGCGGACCTGCCACAGGTTGATGCCGGACGCCTCGGCATCATGGGCTTTTCCTGGGGAGGTGTCGTCACGATGCTGAGCGCGACCCAGCGGTACAACGCCCAATATCTGCCCGCAGGCGAGGGCTTCGCAGCGCACGCCGCCTTCTACCCGGCCTGCTGGATCTACAACAGGGTACCGGGCTACGAATTTGGGAATCTGACGGGAACCCCGGTCAAGATTTTTACCGGAGGTCGGGACCGTTACGATGCAGACGCAGACACGGCGCCGCGACTGGCCGCCTCACTGGACGCGGCCGACCGCGCGCTCGTCACCGTTCAGGTCTACCCCGACGCCGAGCACGGGTTCAATATGCTGGAAGCGCCCTACCGTTATGCTGATCCCTTCTTGTATCAGGGGAAGGGAGGCGAGGGGTTGTCGGCCCCTCATCCACAAGCCCGGGAAGCGGCCCGGCGCGACCTCGTTCAGTTTTTCCGGGAGTTGCTGGCGCCCTGA